From a region of the Macrobrachium nipponense isolate FS-2020 chromosome 3, ASM1510439v2, whole genome shotgun sequence genome:
- the LOC135222529 gene encoding uncharacterized protein K02A2.6-like: MLAVDDGLIVYGPRLLKPRSLRSETLQCLHDAHQVVDRTKRRARQTIYWPGIDRDVENTVKSCSRCQELLPGQQNEPLMQEGFPSRVFESASADYFHISGKTFLVYVDRLSEWPHVSSCNGSTSAAQLVSLLRPIFSDTGVPVVLKTDGGPQFASSTLRRFLARWGVEHRVTSPYNPKENGSCRSYR; this comes from the coding sequence ATGCTGGCTGTGGATGATGGTTTGATAGTTTATGGACCTAGACTTCTCAAACCTCGCAGCCTGCGTAGTGAAACTTTGCAGTGTCTGCATGATGCTCACCAAGTAGTGGACCGCACCAAGCGTCGAGCACGCCAGACTATATACTGGCCAGGGATTGACAGGGACGTTGAGAATACAGTGAAGTCTTGTTCTCGTTGCCAAGAGCTGTTACCAGGTCAGCAGAATGAGCCTTTGATGCAGGAAGGCTTCCCAAGTCGAGTATTTGAGTCCGCGTCTGCtgattattttcatatctctGGCAAGACATTTCTTGTGTACGTTGATCGCCTATCAGAATGGCCGCATGTATCTTCGTGCAATGGATCAACTTCTGCAGCTCAACTAGTTAGTTTGTTGAGGCCAATATTTTCAGACACAGGTGTGCCTGTAGTACTGAAAACGGATGGAGGACCGCAGTTCGCTTCATCAACATTGCGGCGTTTCCTTGCTCGATGGGGGGTGGAACACCGCGTGACATCGCCCtataatccaaaagaaaatggttCATGCCGAAGCTACCGTTAG